Genomic segment of Kibdelosporangium phytohabitans:
GCTGACCACGCCGGAGACGACGCACAAGCTGTGTGGGCGGACCATTCCGTATGAGTCGTCGTGCCGGTTGTCGCGTGACGGTCGTGTGGTCATCAACCTCGCCCGCTGGGTGCGTGGCGCGTTGGCGTTCAACGGTGACATCGGGCTGTACCGGGTGTACGCCATCAACCATGAGGTTGGTCACGCGTTCGGCCGCGGCCACGAGGGCTGCGCGCAGAGCGACGGGCTCGCGCCGGTGATGATGCAGCAGACGTTCGGCGTGAACAACAACTACGTCGCCCAGCTCAACGACGCTGTGCCCGGCACGCGGGACCCGGTGAAGGCGGACGGGAAGGTCTGCAAGACCAATCCGTACCCCAACCCCCAAGGTAAGCCGCCCGGTTCCTGATCCCGCAATGTGGGCATCGCGGAAGCATCCGGCCCCCGGCGGTGTTGGATTGAGGCGGACGCTTAGGAGGAGTCGATGCCAGGTAGTTCGCTGCCGCCGCTGGTGGAGCCCGCTGCGGAGCTGACCAAGGACGAGGTGGCCCGCTACAGCAGGCACCTGATCATCCCAGATGTTGGAGTCGACGGTCAGAAGCGACTGAAGAACGCCAAGGTGCTCGTCGTCGGTGCGGGTGGCCTCGGCAGCCCGGCGCTGCTGTACTTGGCCGCCGCCGGTGTGGGCACGCTGGGGATCGTGGACTTCGACGTGGTCGACGAGTCGAACCTGCAGCGCCAGGTGATCCACGGCGTGTCGGACGTCGGCAAGCCCAAGGCGGTCTCCGCGCGCGAGTCGATCGCCGAGATCAACCCGTTCGTGCACGTGAACCTGCACGAGGCGCATCTGAACTCGGAGAACGCCCTCGAGATCTTCCGCGACTACGACCTGATCCTCGACGGCACGGACAACTTCGCCACCAGGTACCTGGTCAACGACGCCGCGGTGCTGCTGGGCAAGCCGTACGTGTGGGGTTCGATCTTCCGCTTCGAAGGCCAGGTCAGCGTGTTCTGGGAGGACGCGCCCAACGGCCAGGGCCTCAACTACCGCGACCTCTACCCGGAGCCGCCGCCACCGGGGATGGTCCCGTCCTGCGCGGAAGGCGGCGTGCTCGGCGTGCTGTGCGCGTCGATCGGGTCGATCATGGTGACCGAGGCGATCAAGCTGCTGACGGGCATCGGCGAGCCGCTGCTCGGCAGGCTGATGGTCTACGACGCGCTCGAGATGAGCTACCGGACCATCAAGATCCGCAAGGACCCGGAGAGCCCGAAGATCACCGAGCTGATCGACTACGAGGCGTTCTGCGGAGTGGTCTCGGACGACGCGCAGAAGGCAGCGGCCGGCTCGACCATCACGCCGCGCGAGCTGAAGGAGAAGTTCGACCGGGGCGACAACTTCGCGCTCATCGACGTGCGTGAGCAGCACGAGTACGAGATCGTGTCGATCCCCGGCGCCGTGCTGATCCCGAAGGACCGGATCCTGTCCGGTGAGGCGCTGGCCGAACTGCCGCAGGACAAGCCGATCGTGCTGCACTGCAAGTCGGGCGCCCGCTCGGCGGAAGCCCTTGCCGCGCTGCACAAGGCGGGCTTCGCCGACGCGGTGCACGTCGGCAGCGGCGTGCTCGGGTGGGCACGGGACGTGGACCCGAGCCTGCCGACGTACTGAGATCTACCGTTGACGGTCCCACGGTTCGCCGTGGGACCGTTTTCATGTGTCGCCCAACGACCTGAGCAGGCCGCGCAGCGCGTCTGCCAGGTGGTCCCGTTGGTCCGCGGGCAGCGCCGAGAGCAGTCTGACCTCGTTGGCCACGTGGGCTTCGAGGATGTCGTCGACCAGTGTCCTGCCCTCGTCGGTCAGGCGGACGCGGACCGAGCGGCGGTCCTGTTCGTCGGGGACGCGTTCGGCGAGACCGCGGGCGGTCAGGCGGTCGATCCGGTTGGTGATCGCGCCGGACGTCACCATCGCGGTCTGGATGAGCGCTCCGGCCGTCAGCTCGTAGGGCGGTCCTGACCTGCGGAGGGTCGCCAGGACGTCGAACTCCCAGCGTTCCAGGCCGTGTGCGGCGAAGAACTCCTTGAGCTCGCGGTCGAGCACGCGGGCCAGGCGGGAGATCCGGCCGACGATCCCCATCGGCCACGGGTCGATGTCCGGGCGCTCGGTCCGCCACTGGTCCAGGATCTCGTCCACCGCGTCGCTCATCGGCCACCAACTGTCTCAATGTTCACCTACTTGACGTGAAGACTACCTCCATGTTGGTATCTCAACATTAAGAGTTTCAACGTTGAGAGGTTTTCATGCGACGCCTGTTCCTGACCGCGCTGCTGCTGCTGGGGCTGGTGGCCGGCCCCGCCCAGGCGGCCGCCTTCCCCGCCACGATCCGGCTGCCCGACGGCTTCCAGGCCGAAGGCATCGAGATCGGACCCGGCCCGTACGCCTACATCGGGTCCATGGCCGACGGCTCCGTCTACCGCGCCGACCTGCGCACCGGCCGGGGCGCGATCCTCAGCCGAGGACCCGGCACACCCGCGCTCGGTCTGCGCGCCGACAGCCGCGGACGGCTGCTCGTCGCCGGTGGCACCGGCGGTGACCTGCGCGTTCTCGACATCCACACCGGTCGCGTGGTGTCGTCGTACCAATTGGCCACCGGCCCCGCGTTCGTCAACGACATCGCGATCGCCCACGGCGCCGCGTGGATCACCGACTCCACCAACCCGGTGCTCTACAAACTGCGGGACGGCCGGGTCGAGCGGATCCCGCTCACCGGCGACATCACCTACCGGGACGGCTTCAACGCCAACGGCATCACGCTGGCACCGGACGGCCGAGCTCTGCTCGTGGTGCAGTCCAACACCGGCGACCTGTTCCGCGTCGGCTTCGACGGCGTCGCCCGGCGGGTGAACCTGCACGGCGACTCCCTGGTCGACGGCGACGGCCTGCTCCTTCGTGGCCGCACGTTGTACGCGGTGCAGAACCGGACCAACACCGTGGCTGTCGTGCAGTTGAACGTCGGCGGAACCGAGGGGCGCGTCGCCCGCCGGGTGACCGACGACCGGTTCGACGTGCCCGCGACCGTGGCCGAGTTCGGATCGCGGTTGTACCTGCCGAATGCCCGGTTCAGCTTCACGACTCCGCCCAAGCCGCCCACCCCGGACATGGGGTACACGGTTGTCGCCATTCCACGCCCCTGACACGAATGGCGTGGCGGGGCGCCTCAATCGGGGTGGGACGCGGTAGCGTGCCTGCCGATGGGTACTCCGAAGCCGCCGCCACCTCACGTCCGCGCCGCGTTCGGCGCAAGGGACGCGGAGCCGGAGTTGATCGACGCCGGTCCGATGTGGCGATGCGGGGACGCCGCCTTCAAGCCGGCCAACAGCCCCGCCGAAGCGGCGTGGGTCGCCAAGGCGCTGGGCGAACTGCACGTGCCCGGCCTGCGGATCGGCCGGCCGTTACGAAGCACCGACGGCCGCTGGGTCGTCGGCGGCTGGGCGGCGTACCGCTTCATCGAGGGCCACGCCGAGCCACGGCACGACGAGGTCATCTCCGTCTCGCTGACGCTCCACGAGGCGTTGAAGAACCTGCCGCGTCCCCGCTTCATCGACGCGCGGCAGGACGTGTTCGCGGTCGCCGACCGGGTCGCTGGCGGCGAGCTCGAGATGCCGTTGAAGGCCGACCGCGGCGGTGAGCTCTTCGAGGAGCTCAGCGCCAAGCGCAAGCCTGCCAAGCTGACCAAACAGGTCGTGCACGGTGACCTGTTCGGCAACGTGCTGTTCGTCGGCGAGGCCGATCCCGGACTGATCGACTTCCGGCCGTACTGGCGGCCACCGGAGTGGGCGGCTGCCGTTGTCGTCGTCGACTCCCTGGCTTGGGGCGGTGCCGACGACGGCATCATCGGCCGGTGGTCGCACCTGACCGAGTGGCCGCAGACGCTGTTGCAGGCGTTGCTGTTCCGGCTCGCCGTGCACGCGCTGCACCCGAAGTCCACAGCCGAGTCGTTGAAGGGCCTCGGCCGCGTCGCCGAGCAGGTCGACCAGCTGCTGTAAGTGCGGGTAACGGACCGACTTGACACCCTCACGGTCGAAAAAGTTCCGCTGAGCAGCCAACGTCGCATACTCGAAACATGGCCGCATCAAGAGGTAACAACGGCTCCTTAGCGTCTTGCGCGTGATGGCCGAGACGCATTGCCCTTACTGCGCGCTGCAGTGCGCGATGACGCTGGACGGTGCCCAGGTCACGCCACGAGAGTTCCCCA
This window contains:
- the moeZ gene encoding adenylyltransferase/sulfurtransferase MoeZ, which gives rise to MPGSSLPPLVEPAAELTKDEVARYSRHLIIPDVGVDGQKRLKNAKVLVVGAGGLGSPALLYLAAAGVGTLGIVDFDVVDESNLQRQVIHGVSDVGKPKAVSARESIAEINPFVHVNLHEAHLNSENALEIFRDYDLILDGTDNFATRYLVNDAAVLLGKPYVWGSIFRFEGQVSVFWEDAPNGQGLNYRDLYPEPPPPGMVPSCAEGGVLGVLCASIGSIMVTEAIKLLTGIGEPLLGRLMVYDALEMSYRTIKIRKDPESPKITELIDYEAFCGVVSDDAQKAAAGSTITPRELKEKFDRGDNFALIDVREQHEYEIVSIPGAVLIPKDRILSGEALAELPQDKPIVLHCKSGARSAEALAALHKAGFADAVHVGSGVLGWARDVDPSLPTY
- a CDS encoding MarR family winged helix-turn-helix transcriptional regulator produces the protein MSDAVDEILDQWRTERPDIDPWPMGIVGRISRLARVLDRELKEFFAAHGLERWEFDVLATLRRSGPPYELTAGALIQTAMVTSGAITNRIDRLTARGLAERVPDEQDRRSVRVRLTDEGRTLVDDILEAHVANEVRLLSALPADQRDHLADALRGLLRSLGDT
- a CDS encoding SMP-30/gluconolactonase/LRE family protein, with amino-acid sequence MRRLFLTALLLLGLVAGPAQAAAFPATIRLPDGFQAEGIEIGPGPYAYIGSMADGSVYRADLRTGRGAILSRGPGTPALGLRADSRGRLLVAGGTGGDLRVLDIHTGRVVSSYQLATGPAFVNDIAIAHGAAWITDSTNPVLYKLRDGRVERIPLTGDITYRDGFNANGITLAPDGRALLVVQSNTGDLFRVGFDGVARRVNLHGDSLVDGDGLLLRGRTLYAVQNRTNTVAVVQLNVGGTEGRVARRVTDDRFDVPATVAEFGSRLYLPNARFSFTTPPKPPTPDMGYTVVAIPRP
- a CDS encoding TIGR02569 family protein; the protein is MGTPKPPPPHVRAAFGARDAEPELIDAGPMWRCGDAAFKPANSPAEAAWVAKALGELHVPGLRIGRPLRSTDGRWVVGGWAAYRFIEGHAEPRHDEVISVSLTLHEALKNLPRPRFIDARQDVFAVADRVAGGELEMPLKADRGGELFEELSAKRKPAKLTKQVVHGDLFGNVLFVGEADPGLIDFRPYWRPPEWAAAVVVVDSLAWGGADDGIIGRWSHLTEWPQTLLQALLFRLAVHALHPKSTAESLKGLGRVAEQVDQLL